In Leptospira ellinghausenii, the following proteins share a genomic window:
- a CDS encoding LIC_13355 family lipoprotein: MGKYQLKSVLFMFILSFTFLQCKEDENKNDILLSLLAIPKVNNSSAIPCPPTSLPTEIPIANTVVSANSTVSGFNNQTKAINGICGGGEFSGSLDVYALNLTGAGASLILSWAGKTVKNVSGIDFIVYENPFRVSESSDRYAFDPMVVQVSFNGTEFCGFDLSGYNPNVSDSNKISSWPGFAGLRPVIYNMATKPFTLNELFTPSGNSFLLGGGDGFNLDDLIVGGPDANCDSSTRSNIQTNGFKYIKMISASAVTNPNTGNGYTYPHSYDNGSDIDGVVAKYIE; the protein is encoded by the coding sequence TTGGGAAAATACCAACTAAAATCAGTCTTATTTATGTTCATTTTATCATTTACTTTTTTACAATGTAAAGAAGACGAAAATAAGAATGATATTTTATTATCTTTACTCGCAATTCCAAAGGTAAATAATTCTTCCGCTATACCATGTCCACCAACTTCTCTACCGACTGAAATCCCAATTGCAAATACAGTTGTCTCCGCCAATTCAACTGTGAGTGGCTTTAACAATCAGACGAAAGCGATCAATGGCATCTGTGGTGGTGGAGAGTTTTCTGGATCCCTAGATGTATATGCCTTAAATTTAACGGGAGCTGGTGCTAGTTTGATTTTATCTTGGGCAGGAAAAACAGTTAAGAATGTAAGTGGTATAGATTTTATCGTCTATGAAAATCCATTCAGAGTTTCAGAATCTAGCGATCGTTATGCTTTTGATCCAATGGTAGTACAAGTTTCTTTTAATGGAACCGAATTTTGTGGATTTGATCTCAGTGGTTATAACCCAAATGTTTCCGACAGTAACAAAATATCATCTTGGCCAGGTTTTGCTGGACTTAGACCTGTGATTTACAATATGGCCACAAAACCCTTTACATTAAATGAATTATTTACTCCATCTGGAAATAGTTTTTTGTTAGGTGGTGGAGATGGATTCAATTTGGATGATCTAATTGTTGGCGGACCAGATGCCAACTGTGATTCATCTACTCGTTCAAATATCCAAACCAACGGTTTTAAATATATAAAAATGATTTCCGCATCTGCTGTAACGAACCCAAACACAGGGAACGGATACACCTATCCACATTCATATGACAATGGATCTGACATAGATGGTGTTGTTGCAAAATATATAGAATAA
- a CDS encoding cytochrome-c peroxidase, with translation MGSTVTKKANTKVNFLIQFYLILTFVCISNCQDFRVYYNDNNQFQYLISIQFFNDISFASDLQQRAKNQIGSLPNSPPGSEDDTDAKIKLGNKLFRDINLSANQIQACVTCHPIDGRSAGMDRQTTPRGTFGQLGKRNTPTILNVGFNSVLFWDGRRNSLYDQAIDPFINPIEMSLSSESELIQKIQNDPSYSEYFVRAFPSNPNINLHNVRLSLASFERSLVSNSKFDDFVMGNLLIFNRQELEGLNIFLEVGCTNCHSGYLLGGNNLSKLESSFLYNPNDFGKFEVTGDSNDRYLFKIPSLRNVTLTQPYFHDGSVTSLKETIERMNEYKLNRRLASSEIDLLIVFLKTLSDKTKSN, from the coding sequence ATGGGATCCACAGTAACCAAAAAAGCCAATACTAAAGTAAACTTTTTAATTCAATTTTATTTAATACTAACGTTCGTTTGCATTTCGAATTGTCAAGATTTCAGAGTATACTACAATGATAACAACCAATTTCAATATTTAATCTCAATACAATTTTTTAACGATATTTCTTTTGCTTCCGATCTCCAACAAAGAGCCAAAAATCAAATTGGTTCTCTTCCCAATTCTCCACCAGGTTCCGAAGATGATACTGATGCAAAAATCAAATTGGGGAATAAACTATTTCGTGATATCAATTTGTCTGCAAATCAAATCCAGGCATGTGTTACATGCCATCCTATTGATGGAAGATCTGCTGGTATGGATCGTCAAACCACCCCAAGAGGTACCTTTGGCCAATTGGGAAAAAGAAATACACCTACGATATTAAATGTTGGGTTTAATTCTGTACTGTTTTGGGATGGAAGGAGAAATTCACTCTATGACCAAGCAATTGACCCATTTATCAATCCAATAGAAATGTCATTATCATCTGAATCCGAACTGATACAAAAAATCCAGAATGATCCCTCTTATAGTGAATATTTTGTAAGGGCCTTCCCATCAAACCCAAACATTAATCTACACAATGTGAGATTATCTTTAGCGTCCTTTGAAAGAAGTTTAGTTTCCAATTCAAAATTTGATGATTTTGTTATGGGTAACTTACTTATATTCAATCGACAGGAACTGGAAGGTTTGAATATTTTTTTAGAAGTTGGATGTACCAATTGCCATTCAGGGTATTTGTTAGGTGGAAACAATCTTTCAAAACTTGAATCTTCTTTTTTATACAATCCAAATGATTTCGGTAAGTTTGAAGTAACAGGTGATTCGAATGATCGATATTTATTTAAAATTCCCAGTTTAAGAAATGTAACTTTAACTCAACCATACTTCCATGACGGAAGTGTAACTTCGCTTAAAGAGACAATAGAAAGGATGAATGAGTACAAATTGAACAGACGATTAGCAAGTTCAGAAATAGATTTGCTCATTGTGTTCTTAAAAACACTCTCTGATAAAACTAAATCAAATTAA
- a CDS encoding methyl-accepting chemotaxis protein, which translates to MRFLSKISIQSRLLLFPLPLIVSLVFILFLLVQSQNETLEFSRKEQLGLATIQPISATYREGLSRLKIGQESTKELIPLLQEIKKQILKTEIISIDADEVVNLEHYTKMNSFDQTTTLQFLNDAQELLLKIGDLSNLILDPEVDSYYQMEIVLFRVPSLYQNVSLLKEMVRNEYLGANSTSKTFSSESLTKAILTINGIEVTCKEISKSYKKSFDTNQNYKPKLDEAKKFAEKSCYDYTSELKNIFLQNKIKPISSDVLFTTVHKGTDNAKIIQEKSNSLLEQMINDRVQLLTWKRNFNIILVIVALLISTVFVYFIFKSVNDPLKKVLIKIDELSSGEADLTNKLPDFGNNEIGKITYSINLFLENLNQIMNQLKMSVSESEKVSSKLKQDAISVSDNATSLASVSEESAASLEELTTSFEIMFEFITNETKNIVKITEEMTTIKSSIANIEKALLQLTDLSNQSTQLANSGNDSIKNTDITMTEIRSVTKEITGIIDLITEISERTNLLALNASIEAARAGDAGMGFAVVAEEISKLADKTQSSVKSIKKLIDKSHLVVNEGSSHVMEAVNALSEIVGQSKRMNNAVSHLKEEMTTQSKSLLSVTSELNGLEEMARTIEFSSREQKKASEDMVNTVNTLSGSAQELANNSEDLNQVSQKIGDIATNIAMITNTFRTH; encoded by the coding sequence ATGAGATTTCTATCAAAAATTTCTATCCAAAGCCGACTATTGCTCTTCCCTCTTCCTCTCATTGTATCCTTGGTATTTATCTTATTTTTGTTAGTCCAATCGCAAAATGAAACCCTAGAATTTTCTAGAAAAGAACAACTTGGATTGGCAACCATCCAACCAATTTCAGCAACGTACCGAGAGGGCCTAAGTAGATTAAAAATAGGACAAGAGTCTACTAAGGAATTAATTCCACTTCTTCAAGAGATCAAAAAACAAATCTTAAAAACTGAGATCATTAGCATAGATGCGGATGAAGTCGTGAATCTTGAACACTATACAAAAATGAATTCATTCGACCAAACTACGACACTCCAATTTTTGAACGATGCGCAGGAACTTTTGTTAAAGATAGGAGACCTTTCGAATTTAATCTTAGATCCAGAAGTTGATTCGTATTACCAAATGGAAATTGTATTATTTCGTGTGCCTTCCCTGTACCAAAATGTTTCCTTGCTAAAGGAAATGGTTCGAAACGAATACTTAGGTGCAAATTCAACATCAAAAACCTTTTCGAGTGAAAGCCTTACCAAGGCCATTTTAACTATTAATGGAATTGAAGTAACTTGTAAAGAAATTAGTAAATCCTACAAAAAATCATTCGATACAAATCAAAATTATAAACCAAAATTAGATGAAGCTAAAAAATTTGCCGAAAAATCTTGCTATGATTACACATCGGAACTAAAAAATATTTTTTTACAAAATAAAATTAAGCCCATATCATCAGATGTTCTATTCACAACCGTCCACAAAGGCACAGATAATGCAAAAATAATTCAGGAAAAATCAAATTCACTACTCGAACAAATGATCAATGACCGAGTGCAATTACTCACTTGGAAACGAAATTTTAATATCATTTTAGTAATTGTCGCATTACTCATATCTACTGTTTTCGTTTACTTTATATTCAAAAGTGTGAATGATCCGTTAAAAAAAGTGCTCATTAAGATTGATGAACTCTCAAGTGGGGAAGCAGACCTCACTAATAAATTACCTGACTTTGGAAACAATGAAATTGGTAAAATCACTTACTCCATCAATTTATTCTTAGAAAATCTTAATCAGATTATGAACCAATTAAAAATGTCAGTCAGCGAATCTGAGAAAGTATCATCAAAATTAAAACAAGATGCAATTTCTGTTTCAGATAACGCAACATCGCTTGCTTCTGTGTCAGAAGAATCGGCAGCCTCATTGGAAGAGTTAACCACTTCCTTCGAAATTATGTTCGAATTCATCACAAATGAAACAAAGAATATAGTAAAAATTACGGAAGAAATGACAACGATCAAAAGCTCAATTGCAAATATTGAAAAGGCACTTTTGCAATTAACGGACCTTTCGAATCAATCAACTCAACTTGCAAATTCTGGTAATGATTCGATTAAAAATACCGATATAACAATGACTGAAATCCGATCCGTGACAAAGGAGATCACGGGGATCATTGATTTGATAACTGAAATTTCAGAACGAACCAACTTACTTGCATTAAATGCTAGTATAGAAGCGGCACGCGCTGGTGATGCTGGAATGGGATTTGCTGTAGTGGCAGAAGAAATTTCAAAATTAGCTGACAAAACACAATCGTCAGTAAAGAGCATTAAAAAGTTAATCGATAAAAGTCATCTTGTAGTCAATGAAGGTTCCAGTCATGTAATGGAAGCTGTGAATGCACTCAGTGAGATAGTGGGACAATCAAAACGCATGAATAATGCAGTAAGCCATTTAAAAGAGGAAATGACAACTCAATCCAAAAGTTTACTCAGTGTTACAAGCGAGCTCAATGGTTTGGAAGAGATGGCAAGAACAATCGAATTCTCAAGTAGAGAACAGAAAAAAGCATCGGAAGACATGGTTAATACGGTCAATACATTATCTGGAAGTGCCCAAGAACTCGCCAATAATTCTGAAGATTTAAACCAAGTGAGCCAAAAAATTGGAGACATTGCAACTAACATTGCCATGATTACAAATACTTTTCGCACCCATTAA
- a CDS encoding porin, with translation MRNKYTLLATIVATLFSQASLFAQAKKDKDKPWYELVNFSGYVDVYYNYTSNNRQGATQDTAGTFHQYNKQFAVNAVKLSMEKLADKESPWGFRLDMQNGQNNMYQERPYQTTNSLHNMQLLQQAYVSAYFPVLKGLTVDVGKMATHIGLEVLDSKDNIAYTIGYVFYNTIPFIHTGARANLQVNDRLSTSLYLYNSAQGTGYTGNGQQFGYVGLSPYGDAAGGSSLTSTQQHAYADGPNPTRAIGTQVKYDVVPDKFQVVWNTLQANDNIKGRQDNSLYYLEQATGTSFPKQSAFKTDHWMIQNLILIYKPTDKLTTIFDYTYGDRSGQTNTAAYGYEPGGITKNKLDAALPGLVPDLPAGLTAAGLTADTNLSRENRVRRIYQTYQVQAKYQFTDFFALGFRFEYLDDKRYGGSLAVNPPLFAVTPTNRYDLKFQDSIGARATSNYGQIKTLTFTPTFDLTENLQVKVDLRRDWGPGQQFVDTSGRPASHQNGIIVGMVAKF, from the coding sequence ATGAGAAATAAATACACTCTATTAGCGACGATCGTTGCTACCTTATTTTCCCAGGCTTCCCTTTTTGCTCAGGCAAAAAAGGACAAAGACAAGCCTTGGTATGAGTTGGTAAATTTTTCCGGATATGTGGACGTATACTATAACTATACTTCAAATAACCGGCAAGGGGCAACCCAGGACACAGCAGGAACGTTTCATCAATACAACAAACAATTTGCTGTAAATGCGGTGAAACTTTCTATGGAAAAGTTAGCGGATAAGGAAAGCCCTTGGGGATTTCGTCTGGATATGCAAAATGGACAGAACAACATGTACCAAGAGCGTCCATACCAAACAACAAACTCACTCCATAACATGCAATTGTTACAACAAGCTTATGTATCAGCATACTTTCCAGTCTTAAAGGGATTAACAGTAGATGTCGGTAAGATGGCAACTCATATCGGACTGGAAGTCTTGGACTCGAAAGATAACATTGCTTATACCATTGGATATGTGTTCTACAACACAATCCCATTTATTCACACCGGTGCTCGTGCAAATTTACAAGTGAATGACAGACTTTCAACAAGTTTGTATCTCTATAATAGTGCACAAGGTACTGGTTACACAGGAAATGGACAACAATTTGGTTACGTAGGTTTATCACCTTACGGTGATGCTGCTGGTGGATCAAGTCTAACAAGCACACAACAACATGCATATGCAGATGGTCCAAACCCTACTAGAGCGATTGGAACACAAGTTAAGTATGATGTTGTTCCTGATAAGTTTCAAGTTGTATGGAACACATTACAAGCAAACGACAACATCAAAGGTAGACAAGACAATAGCCTTTACTACTTAGAACAAGCAACTGGAACGTCTTTTCCAAAACAATCTGCTTTCAAAACAGACCATTGGATGATCCAAAACTTGATTTTGATCTACAAGCCAACTGACAAGTTAACGACAATCTTTGACTATACTTATGGTGATAGATCAGGTCAAACAAACACAGCAGCTTATGGATATGAGCCAGGTGGGATCACAAAAAACAAGTTAGATGCAGCATTGCCAGGACTTGTTCCAGATTTACCTGCAGGTTTAACTGCTGCTGGTCTCACTGCAGATACCAACCTGTCTCGTGAGAACAGAGTTAGAAGAATCTACCAAACTTACCAAGTGCAAGCGAAGTATCAATTCACTGACTTCTTTGCTTTAGGTTTCCGTTTTGAGTATTTGGATGACAAACGATACGGTGGATCTCTCGCTGTAAACCCTCCATTGTTTGCTGTGACTCCTACAAACCGTTACGATCTTAAATTCCAAGATTCTATCGGAGCAAGAGCAACAAGTAACTATGGACAAATCAAAACATTAACATTCACACCTACTTTTGATCTCACTGAGAACCTCCAAGTAAAAGTGGATTTAAGAAGAGATTGGGGTCCTGGTCAACAATTCGTAGATACATCTGGAAGACCAGCGTCTCACCAAAACGGTATCATCGTTGGTATGGTAGCAAAATTCTAA
- a CDS encoding CCA tRNA nucleotidyltransferase translates to MPVNLSSYIPTFHKNHLEIIDSTLKNSGFECYLVGGSVRDLVMKKIPKEYDLTTNAEPKQVKKLFRTVIDTGIEHGTVTIVIDKVNYEVTTYRIDKDYTDGRRPGHVEFGTTLHEDLKRRDFTMNALAFDLQSEELIDDHSGLVDIENQTIRTIGNPIQRFSEDGLRPIRALRFASTLNFTIEEETKKAIHQTKHITQKISLERFQDEILKSFVGENPAKMIQLLAEENIFQIFLPTIPIDLKPNETILYKLNQIPNDLIGFQLAFAFYSILPSLTLKELETHLRTLKFSGQNIKDTILFFDLLLKWNQIANTSSLSSYTIKKDFLAPVKRHFLNRYELNRNFYEKLKPIFGDQIETMITIWEKNPPLLLSDLAMNGNQLSENFPYLPKTKFGEVLNQLLDLVLQTPKENEYLRLIQHTADLINKLSK, encoded by the coding sequence TTGCCAGTAAACCTTTCCTCTTACATTCCTACCTTTCATAAAAATCATTTAGAGATCATCGACTCTACCTTAAAAAATTCAGGATTTGAATGTTATTTGGTAGGTGGTTCTGTTCGCGATTTGGTAATGAAAAAAATTCCCAAAGAATATGATCTCACTACAAATGCTGAACCAAAACAAGTTAAAAAGTTATTCAGAACTGTTATAGATACTGGCATCGAACATGGTACGGTAACGATTGTGATTGATAAGGTAAACTACGAAGTAACAACGTATCGTATCGATAAAGATTATACGGATGGTAGAAGACCTGGTCATGTTGAATTTGGTACAACGCTACATGAAGATTTAAAAAGAAGAGATTTTACAATGAATGCCTTAGCATTCGATCTTCAATCTGAAGAGTTAATCGATGATCATTCAGGCTTAGTTGATATAGAAAATCAAACAATTCGAACAATCGGTAACCCTATCCAAAGATTTTCAGAAGATGGATTAAGACCAATTAGAGCCCTTCGTTTTGCTAGCACACTTAACTTTACAATTGAAGAAGAAACTAAAAAAGCAATCCATCAAACGAAACATATCACTCAAAAAATTTCATTAGAACGATTCCAAGACGAAATATTAAAATCATTTGTAGGTGAAAATCCTGCTAAAATGATTCAATTGTTAGCAGAAGAAAATATTTTCCAGATTTTTCTTCCAACTATACCAATAGATCTTAAACCGAACGAAACGATTCTTTATAAGCTCAATCAAATTCCAAATGATTTGATTGGGTTCCAACTTGCCTTTGCTTTTTATTCGATTTTACCAAGCTTAACACTAAAAGAATTGGAAACTCATTTACGTACTCTCAAGTTTTCTGGACAAAACATAAAAGATACAATTTTGTTTTTTGATTTGTTGTTAAAATGGAATCAAATTGCGAATACAAGTTCTCTCTCATCGTATACGATTAAAAAAGATTTTTTAGCGCCCGTTAAACGACATTTTTTGAATCGATACGAATTGAATCGTAACTTTTATGAAAAATTAAAACCAATTTTTGGTGATCAAATCGAAACGATGATCACAATTTGGGAAAAAAATCCTCCCTTATTACTTTCCGATTTGGCAATGAACGGCAACCAATTGAGTGAAAATTTTCCATACTTACCAAAAACTAAATTTGGTGAGGTGTTAAACCAACTTTTGGACCTCGTTTTACAAACGCCTAAAGAAAATGAATATCTAAGACTTATCCAACATACTGCTGATTTAATAAACAAATTGTCCAAATAA
- a CDS encoding Fur family transcriptional regulator — protein MAGDPSQILKKIGLKVTKNREQVLSILQGSQRPLNHQEIMEKLPKEESWDRVTIYRALSDLEEKNLLNSLHSADRVTYFELKSDGNHVVSFAHGHLICNVCGKIECIDDPWNGMPSSKQLKGFTTESVEIVFRGKCRNCQ, from the coding sequence ATGGCTGGCGATCCTTCTCAAATTCTCAAAAAAATTGGACTCAAGGTTACGAAAAACAGAGAACAAGTTTTATCGATCTTACAAGGATCCCAAAGACCACTCAACCACCAAGAAATCATGGAAAAACTTCCGAAAGAAGAATCTTGGGATCGAGTTACTATCTATCGTGCATTATCTGATTTAGAAGAAAAAAATCTACTCAACTCTCTGCATTCCGCTGATCGTGTGACTTATTTTGAATTGAAATCGGATGGGAATCATGTTGTATCTTTTGCGCATGGCCATTTGATCTGTAATGTTTGCGGAAAAATTGAGTGTATCGATGATCCTTGGAATGGTATGCCTTCATCAAAACAACTAAAAGGTTTTACAACAGAATCAGTTGAAATTGTTTTTCGAGGCAAATGTCGAAATTGCCAGTAA
- a CDS encoding ribonuclease HI family protein, translated as MSSKDTTFVYCDGSSRGNPGPAAIGVSFQDNDGNEFLSLSEKIGNATNNIAEWNALFRGMEEAIKQNIKKIKFRLDSELVVKQMKGEYKVKNKDLLVFKNKCDQLRNSFDSFEIQYIPREQNARADQLANLAQDNKG; from the coding sequence ATGTCCTCTAAAGATACGACTTTTGTTTATTGTGATGGAAGTTCCCGTGGAAATCCTGGTCCAGCTGCAATAGGAGTTTCCTTTCAAGATAATGATGGGAATGAATTTTTGTCCCTATCTGAAAAGATTGGAAATGCTACTAACAATATTGCAGAATGGAATGCCTTATTTCGAGGTATGGAAGAAGCAATCAAACAAAATATCAAAAAAATAAAGTTTAGATTGGATTCGGAACTTGTCGTAAAACAGATGAAAGGCGAATACAAAGTCAAAAACAAAGATCTTTTAGTATTTAAAAATAAATGCGACCAACTCAGAAATTCATTTGATAGTTTTGAAATTCAATATATACCGCGCGAACAAAATGCACGCGCTGACCAACTTGCAAATCTTGCGCAAGACAACAAAGGATGA
- a CDS encoding class I SAM-dependent methyltransferase, which yields MTERGLGALIMFENRLRKLKKEREKWAKRENIECYRIYSEDIPQVACILDRYPNGFVLYDKSSLRFQAEADHEERFAQIAGIVKNVFQISGDTLFLKSRRKQKGTDQYEKIAIEGNDHWVKEANLEFRINLSDYLDTGLFLDHRITRKWLKEKSRNKSVLNLFSYTGAFSVYAASGGAIKTKSIDLSKTYCEWANQNLQRNGFTGQNHQIINADILQWLEGEAKNPNRERYDLIFLDPPTFSNSKKMYEEWDVQTKHRNILLLLLTKFLTDHGEIWFSTNFRKFKMEVEEEEWKERGYLCINRTLESIPPDFRDQKIHQLFCIVPISK from the coding sequence ATGACGGAACGAGGATTAGGTGCCCTCATAATGTTTGAAAATCGCCTTCGCAAATTAAAAAAAGAGCGCGAAAAATGGGCGAAACGCGAAAATATAGAATGTTATCGGATCTATTCTGAAGACATACCCCAAGTTGCGTGTATATTGGATCGATATCCAAATGGATTTGTTTTGTATGATAAAAGTTCGTTACGATTCCAAGCAGAAGCAGACCACGAAGAACGATTTGCACAAATTGCCGGAATTGTGAAAAATGTATTTCAAATATCAGGTGATACTCTTTTTTTAAAAAGTCGTAGGAAACAAAAAGGCACCGATCAATACGAAAAAATAGCAATTGAAGGGAATGATCATTGGGTAAAGGAAGCTAACTTAGAATTCCGAATCAATCTTTCTGATTATTTAGACACAGGATTATTTTTAGACCATCGAATTACGCGGAAATGGTTAAAAGAAAAATCAAGGAATAAATCTGTTCTTAATTTATTTTCATACACTGGTGCGTTTTCCGTATACGCTGCGTCAGGTGGTGCAATTAAGACAAAAAGTATAGATCTTTCAAAAACATATTGTGAATGGGCGAATCAAAATTTACAACGAAATGGCTTTACTGGTCAGAATCATCAAATTATCAATGCTGACATATTGCAATGGTTAGAAGGTGAAGCTAAAAACCCTAACCGAGAAAGGTATGATTTAATTTTCCTTGATCCACCAACATTCTCAAATAGTAAAAAAATGTACGAAGAATGGGATGTGCAAACTAAACATAGAAATATACTTCTATTATTGCTAACAAAATTTCTAACCGATCACGGCGAAATTTGGTTCTCAACTAATTTTCGTAAGTTTAAAATGGAAGTTGAAGAAGAGGAATGGAAGGAAAGAGGGTATCTATGTATAAATCGTACATTGGAATCGATACCACCAGACTTTAGGGACCAAAAGATCCACCAATTATTTTGTATCGTACCAATCTCGAAATAA
- a CDS encoding motility protein A, with protein sequence MIHSTLLGILAAILSVFVAILIEGASLRSFFHIPAMFLIVGGTLGATFASFSISQISKAIRDTRFALQKRRETDLKLLFFRFWEKARKDGLLSLEDESKKLDNPFLQKGIQLIVDGSDPRTIEEILWEAHEEKEKEDLKSARVFETAAGFSPTIGIIGTVLGLVTVLENLDGGTKVLGQGIATAFIATFYGISFANLILLPISNQLKVVAKRESNERQAIMRGILSLQSGENRRILAERIDPFVNQS encoded by the coding sequence ATGATCCATTCTACATTACTCGGTATCCTCGCAGCAATTTTATCCGTTTTTGTTGCGATCTTAATTGAAGGTGCATCATTACGATCATTTTTCCATATCCCAGCTATGTTTCTTATCGTAGGTGGAACGTTAGGTGCTACTTTTGCATCTTTTTCTATTTCACAAATTTCAAAAGCCATTCGGGATACTCGATTTGCATTGCAAAAACGGAGAGAAACAGATTTAAAACTTTTATTCTTTCGATTTTGGGAAAAAGCAAGGAAAGATGGATTACTTTCTCTCGAAGATGAATCCAAAAAATTGGATAACCCATTTTTACAAAAAGGAATACAATTGATAGTAGATGGCTCTGATCCAAGAACGATTGAAGAAATCCTTTGGGAAGCACATGAAGAAAAGGAGAAAGAAGATTTAAAGTCTGCAAGAGTCTTTGAAACAGCAGCTGGTTTTTCCCCTACCATCGGAATCATTGGAACCGTCCTGGGACTAGTAACGGTTCTAGAAAATTTGGATGGTGGAACGAAAGTACTTGGCCAAGGAATTGCTACTGCTTTTATTGCAACATTTTATGGTATTTCCTTTGCAAATTTAATTTTGTTACCTATTTCCAATCAATTAAAAGTAGTTGCAAAACGAGAAAGTAACGAACGTCAGGCGATCATGAGAGGAATTTTATCCTTACAATCTGGTGAAAATCGCAGAATTTTAGCAGAAAGAATCGATCCATTTGTCAACCAATCATGA